The Plectropomus leopardus isolate mb chromosome 2, YSFRI_Pleo_2.0, whole genome shotgun sequence genome has a window encoding:
- the LOC121956429 gene encoding olfactory receptor class A-like protein 4, which yields MSEVLTVEAILFGLLVFSGILGNILVIHVVLQSALNSPSRRLPPSDTILVHLSLANLLTSLFRTVPIFVSDLGLDVSLSPGWCRVFMLLWVWWRAVGCWVTLALSVFHCTTLRRQHVTFGPLAQQRERRRVWIVLGLVWGLNLAFSIPALVYSTHVHGNATVELMVISCTTRPLLGCVWEFPSNEQGSAFASSSLALNEVLPLVLMVCTNLATLHALAKHIRAVTSGGDSGGTFGELDKHVSTERKAAHVIMSLVSLFVVCWALQVAAVTYYNHDGGHHAEGLLTVAHFSASLFVGFSPMVVALGHGKLRRKIISMILIWAKVFECHRKETKEGGKSPNIKGKNGKQTVFIVQKEREVIKVKEKVKANK from the exons ATGTCAGAGGTCCTCACTGTCGAGGCTATTTTGTTTGGGCTCCTGGTCTTTTCTGGTATTCTGGGAAACATCTTGGTCATCCATGTG GTGTTGCAGTCAGCCCTTAACAGTCCATCTCGGAGACTCCCTCCCTCGGACACCATTCTGGTGCACCTGTCTCTGGCCAACCTGCTGACCTCACTTTTCCGCACAGTGCCTATCTTTGTGTCCGACCTTGGCTTGgatgtgtctctgtctcctggCTGGTGCCGAGTCTTCATGCTGCTCTGGGTTTGGTGGCGAGCTGTGGGCTGTTGGGTGACTCTGGCACTAAGCGTCTTCCACTGTACCACCCTGAGGCGACAGCATGTGACCTTTGGCCCTCTTGCACAACAGAGGGAGAGGCGGCGGGTTTGGATCGTTCTGGGTCTGGTGTGGGGTTTAAACCTGGCCTTCTCGATTCCAGCTCTGGTGTACAGCACTCATGTTCATGGCAACGCCACCGTGGAGCTGATGGTGATCAGCTGCACCACTCGGCCGCTCCTGGGCTGCGTCTGGGAGTTCCCCTCCAACGAACAGGGCTCGGCCttcgcctcctcctccctcgCACTTAACGAGGTGTTACCGCTGGTGCTGATGGTTTGTACCAACCTGGCCACGCTTCATGCTCTGGCAAAACATATCCGAGCTGTTACCTCAGGGGGGGATTCGGGAGGAACGTTTGGGGAGCTGGACAAACATGTCTCCACAGAACGCAAAGCAGCTCATGTAATAATGTCGCTGGTGTCGCTCTTCGTGGTCTGCTGGGCACTACAGGTTGCTGCAGTGACGTACTACAACCATGATGGCGGACACCATGCCGAGGGGCTGCTGACGGTGGCTCACTTCTCTGCCTCGCTGTTTGTAGGGTTCAGTCCCATGGTGGTGGCCCTGGGTCATGGCAAACTGAGGAGGAAAATCATTAGTATGATCCTTATTTGGGCTAAAGTTTTTGAATGTCACAGAAAGGAAACTAAAGAGGGGGGTAAATCCCCAAACATTAAAGGAAAGAAtggaaaacaaactgtttttattgttcagaaagagagggaggtcATAAAAGTGAAGGAGAAAGTTAAAGCAAACAAGTGA